Genomic window (Drosophila albomicans strain 15112-1751.03 chromosome X, ASM965048v2, whole genome shotgun sequence):
tatttaaattattaaaaaaacaaaaaaaaaaaaatgtattgattgaatttgaGTTGTTTTGCCTTCAGAGATCAGGGATCAGATTAATGCTTGTAACGATATTGATAACCTCCATTAGCTGCATAGCGAGTGCCAGCTGCACCCTGAGCATAGCCACCTCCGAAGGAAGCAGGTGCGGAATATCCATAACCCTGACCCTGGCTGCGAGCTGAGCCAGAAGAAGCCGCCGAAAGGCTGCCATAACCCTGGCCATGAGACGACGACGCATAGCGAGCTGGAGCGgagtagctgctgctgcgggtGACGGCTGGAGCGGAGTAGCTGGAGTGGGAAACAGCTGGAGCGgagtagctgctgctgcgggtGACGGCTGGCGCAGAGTAGCTGCTCGTATGCGAAGCGGCAGGAGCCAGATACTGACGCGATGGAGCTGCGACGGGGGCATATGATGAAGCCGATGCGGAGTAGCTGGAGTGGGAAACAGCTGGAGCGGAGTAACTGCTGCGAGCGGGAGCAGAGTAGCTGCTGTGCGATGCAGCTGGAGCGGAGTAGCTGCTGTGAGCAGCAGGTGCGAGATACTGGCGCGaaggagctgcagctgcagatgACGAGTGGCTGCTATACGAGGTCCTTGGAGCCGAGTAGCTCGTGGCACCCGAGGTGGAGTAGCTGCTCAATGATGTCGCTGGGGCCAGATATTGGCGAGATGGCGCTGCCACTGGGGCGACGCTATAGCTGCTGCGCGAGGCGGCTGGCGTCGAGGCATAACCCGAGTTGTATCCCGCGCCAGCAGAGTAGCTCTGTTGGGAATGGACAGCGGGTGCCAGGTACTGACGAGATGGCGCAGCTGCCGACGGAGCATATCCATGAGAACGGCTAGCAGCATAGTGACCACCAGTTGCCGCTGGTGGAGCAGCGTACGAGCTGGCGCTGCTCGAGGCAGCCGTGTTGTAGCTGCTGTACGCATTGGCCTGAGGTGGCAGGTAGGTGCTGCCCAAAGGACTGGCCACGCCCAGGGCGGCAAGTGCGAGCAACGCAGTGGAAATGGTGAAGGGACGCTGCAACATTAAGGATGAATTAGAATTAGAGTGTGTATTAAATAGTTGccgtttttttgtgtgtgtagcaCATCACTTACCATGTCGAATTCAAAGTTGTGCTTGGGTGCTGACCGAGCGATTACTGATGCCACTGGAGCCGTGAGGCAACACTTTTATAGCagccacacacaaaagaattGCGAGTACAAATTCTTTGGCCGCATAGCCAAAAAATGGTAGTAGTATGATGCTCAGCTCGTAGTGCGAGTACAAGTTGTTGAAGAACAAAACGGAACCCAAGTTTACCTTTaactctgcctctgcctctgactCTGCTCCGTCATTCTGGTTTCAACTAAGCTATCCAACATGATATTGAGACCAAAGCGAGCTG
Coding sequences:
- the LOC117577959 gene encoding uncharacterized protein LOC117577959; this encodes MRPFTISTALLALAALGVASPLGSTYLPPQANAYSSYNTAASSSASSYAAPPAATGGHYAASRSHGYAPSAAAPSRQYLAPAVHSQQSYSAGAGYNSGYASTPAASRSSYSVAPVAAPSRQYLAPATSLSSYSTSGATSYSAPRTSYSSHSSSAAAAPSRQYLAPAAHSSYSAPAASHSSYSAPARSSYSAPAVSHSSYSASASSYAPVAAPSRQYLAPAASHTSSYSAPAVTRSSSYSAPAVSHSSYSAPAVTRSSSYSAPARYASSSHGQGYGSLSAASSGSARSQGQGYGYSAPASFGGGYAQGAAGTRYAANGGYQYRYKH